Proteins found in one Thunnus maccoyii chromosome 5, fThuMac1.1, whole genome shotgun sequence genomic segment:
- the LOC121897932 gene encoding RNA-binding protein 28-like — MPAQTLFIGSLPASASNERLEEIFSEIGPLKQCFVVREKGSEKCRGFGYVTYSMEEDAQRALKEIKEYDGQKLSVTVAKKKIKDKKKTAPKEPAPESAPAPAPSRSEEKSKGFRKNSLKARLIIRNLSFKCSEEDLKQVFAKFGTVLEGKIPLKPDGKMRGFAFVQFKNVSEAAKALNAMNLKEIKGRQVAVDWAVPKDKFVATHPTSSAGNKKTEEAAAKKSDTESDSEDEDEEKDQTAPEKMKVSSKAAVQQVEESQSDDEEEQDSEEEEEEEDDDDDDDDGDVSQEGEDDKSSLGSHNDQDESEDEEEDDEDDEEDESAQKKTTRKLLPSDVNEGRTLFIRNLSFDTEEEGLEEVLLQYGELNYIKIVLHPDTEHSKGCAFAQFKTKEAADRCMAAAQDEAENGGIRVDGRKLLIAVAVTREDAAKLKVNKVKVETGTRNMYLAREGLIRAGTKAAEGVSEADMIKRTRFEEVKKAKLRDIKVFVSKTRLCVHNLPKSVDNKKLKALCLQAVKGSQRVRITECRVMYDKKPERGQVMGQSLGYGFVQFQDHEHALSTLRYLNNNPDIFGSHKRPIVEFSLEDSRKLKIKEIRQQKNKEFFRKQPLKGGVKPHSQKTQSSSELTGERAPHQNQRQNRHVGFQTNPEVEHVDLGDGKKRKKVLPFASHRGPKIRMRDKGKQQAPPPKKARPGSSRKERQRWQMEKPTQPRNQKVKTAKKHFRSRDGDRFDSLVEQYKRKLIGNSGASTTIKRNKWFDS, encoded by the exons ATGCCAGCACAGACTCTATTCATCGGTTCTCTGCCAGCTTCGGCTTCAAATGAACGCCTTGAGGAGATATTCTCTGAGATTGGTCCTTTAAAGCAATGCTTCGTGGTCAGAGAGAAAG GCTCAGAAAAATGTCGGGGTTTTGGCTATGTCACATACTCCATGGAGGAGGATGCACAGCGAGCcttgaaagaaataaaagaatatgACGGACAGAAGCTTTCTGTGACAGTGgcaaagaagaaaataaaagacaaaaagaaaacag CACCGAAAGAGCCAGCACCAGAATCAGCACCAGCTCCAGCGCCAAGTAGAAGTGAGGAGAAATCCAAAGGCTTCAGGAAAAACAGTCTGAAAGCGAGACTCATCATAAGGAATCTCAGTTTTAAG TGCTCAGAGGAGGATCTGAAGCAAGTTTTTGCCAAGTTTGGAACAGTTCTTGAGGGCAAAATCCCCCTTAAACCTG ATGGGAAGATGCGCGGGTTTGCATTTGtccaatttaaaaatgtgtctgagGCAGCGAAAGCGCTTAATGCTATGAACCTGAAAGAGATTAAAG GTCGGCAGGTAGCAGTTGACTGGGCTGTGCCTAAGGACAAGTTTGTTGCCACACACCCAACTTCCAGTGCAG GAAATAAGAAGACAGAGGAAGCAGCTGCAAAAAAGTCGGACACAGAGAGTGACAGTGAAGACGAGGATGAAGAAAAGGACCAAACAGCTCCTGAGAAGATGAA GGTCAGTTCAAAAGCAGCTGTGCAGCAGGTGGAGGAATCACAAtcagatgatgaagaagaacaagacagtgaggaggaagaggaggaggaggatgatgatgatgatgatgatgatggtgatgtaTCCCAGGAGGGAGAAGACGATAAGAGTAGCCTTGGTTCACATAATGATCAAGATGAGAGTGAGGAcgaagaggaagatgatgaggatgacGAAGAAGATGAATCAG CTCAAAAGAAAACCACAAGGAAACTTCTACCTTCAGATGTGAATGAAGGCAGAACACTTTTCATCAG GAACCTGTCCTTTGACACGGAGGAAGAAGGCCTTGAGGAAGTTCTTCTACAGTACGGAGAACTTAACTACATTAAGATTGTTCTCCATCCAGACACAGAACATTCAAAAG GTTGTGCGTTTGCTCAGTTTAAGACTAAAGAGGCTGCAGACAGATGCATGGCTGCAGCACAGGATGAAGCAGAG AACGGAGGCATCCGTGTAGATGGTAGAAAGCTGTTGATTGCAGTGGCAGTGACCAGAGAGGATGCTGCCAAGCTGAAGGTCAACAAAGTGAAAGTAGAAACAGGCACCAGGAATATGTACCTGGCCAGAGAGGGAT TGATCCGTGCTGGAACCAAAGCTGCAGAGGGTGTGTCTGAGGCAGACATGATCAAGAGAACCAGA TTTGAAGAAGTAAAGAAGGCAAAGCTTCGGGACATCAAAGTTTTTGTGTCGAAGACTCGTCTCTGTGTTCATAATCTGCCCAAGTCAGTGGACAATAAAAAACTCAAAGCACTTTGCCTTCAAGCAGTAAAAGGAAGTCAGAGAGTCCGCATCACAGAG TGTAGGGTCATGTATGACAAGAAGCCAGAGAGGGGTCAGGTGATGGGACAATCACTTGGTTATGGCTTTGTCCAGTTCCAGGACCACGAACATGCTCTCAGTACGCTTCGTTACCTCAACAACAACCCCGACATCTTTGGCTCACACAAG AGACCTATTGTCGAGTTCTCCCTGGAGGATTCAAGGAAactcaaaataaaagaaatccgacaacaaaaaaacaag GAGTTTTTCAGAAAACAGCCTTTAAAAGGTGGAGTGAAACCTCATTCCCAAAaaacacagtcttcatcagagCTGACAGGAGAGCGAg ctccTCATCAAAACCAGAGACAAAACAGACACGTCGGCTTCCAGACCAACCCTGAGGTGGAGCATGTAGATTTGGGAGACGGAAAGAAACGGAAGAAGGTTCTACCTTTCGCCTCACACCGAGGACCTAAAATCAG AATGCGTgacaaaggaaaacaacagGCCCCACCACCAAAGAAAGCAAGGCCTGGATCCAGCAGAAAGGAACGTCAAAGATGGCAGATGGAAAAACCCACACAACCCAGAAACCAG aAGGTTAAAACAGCAAAGAAGCATTTCAGGAGCAGGGATGGGGACCGTTTTGACAGCCTGGTGGAGCAGTACAAGAGGAAACTGATTGGTAACAGTGGAGCGAGCACCACCATCAAGAGAAACAAGTGGTTTGATAGttaa
- the LOC121897934 gene encoding RNA-binding protein 28-like codes for MIKRTRFEEVKKAKLRDIKVFVSKTRLCVHNLPKSVDNKKLKALCLQAVKGSQRVRITECRVMYDKKPERGQVMGQSLGYGFVQFQDHEHALSTLRYLNNNPDIFGSHKRPIVEFSLEDSRKLKIKEIRQQKNKEFFRKQPLKGGVKPHSQKTQSSSELTGERAPHQNQRQNRHVGFQTNPEVEHVDLGDGKKRKKVLPFASHRGPKIR; via the exons ATGATCAAGAGAACCAGA TTTGAAGAAGTAAAGAAGGCAAAGCTTCGGGACATCAAAGTTTTTGTGTCGAAGACTCGTCTCTGTGTTCATAATCTGCCCAAGTCAGTGGATAATAAAAAACTCAAAGCACTTTGCCTTCAAGCAGTAAAAGGAAGTCAGAGAGTCCGCATCACAGAG TGTAGGGTCATGTATGACAAGAAGCCAGAGAGGGGTCAGGTGATGGGACAATCACTTGGTTATGGCTTTGTCCAGTTCCAGGACCACGAACATGCTCTCAGTACGCTTCGTTACCTCAACAACAACCCCGACATCTTTGGCTCACACAAG AGACCTATTGTCGAGTTCTCCCTGGAGGATTCAAGGAAactcaaaataaaagaaatccgacaacaaaaaaacaag GAGTTTTTCAGAAAACAGCCTTTAAAAGGTGGAGTGAAACCTCATTCCCAAAaaacacagtcttcatcagagCTGACAGGAGAGCGAg ctccTCATCAAAACCAGAGACAAAACAGACACGTCGGCTTCCAGACCAACCCTGAGGTGGAGCATGTAGATTTGGGAGACGGAAAGAAACGGAAGAAGGTTCTACCTTTCGCCTCACACCGAGGACCTAAAATCAGGTAA
- the si:dkey-5i3.5 gene encoding uncharacterized protein si:dkey-5i3.5 isoform X1, translating to MLGRTALSRGVTTHHLSKNVTLYMNELASPASGCQTKASEDNKPLTLMLPWLGSRPQAVAKYCEIYFRTGFDVLVVESEVKEFLWPRWGLDHGKSLLELLNSERFVSRPLLVHAFSIGGYTFSQLLVHVSKDTQKYQDLTNRIKGQVYDSLVVGSLETMAVGLGKTVFPRWETLVKQVSLLYFRMFRRQTVDYFNMGIDAFWNSPVTAPALFFFCKNDPLSDPQALEELIDFWQKRGINITAKKWEDSTHAGHIKRHPQEYVTTLDMFLHSLHIAPLKAKM from the exons ATGTTGGGCAGGACAGCTTTGAGCAGAGGTGTGACTACTCACCACCTCagtaaaaatgtcactttgtaCATGAATGAACTAGCATCTCCTGCGTCAGGATGTCAGACCAAAGCCTCTGAAGATAATAAACCACTTACGCTAATGCTGCCGTGGTTGGGATCGCGTCCGCAAGCTGTGGCCAAGTATTGTGAAATCTACTTCCGCACCGGTTTTGATGTGCTCGTAGTGGAGAGTGAG GTGAAAGAGTTCCTGTGGCCTCGCTGGGGTCTGGATCATGGAAAGAGTTTGCTGGAGTTGCTCAACAGTGAACGCTTTGTGTCCCGCCCACTGCTTGTCCATGCCTTCTCCATTGGTGGCTACACATTTTCTCAGCTGCTGGTACATGTGTCCAAGGACACACAGAAATATCAAGATCTCACAAACAGGATCAAAGGCCAAGTCTACGACAGCTTGGTGGTTGGCTCCCTGGAGACGATGGCTGTAG GTCTTGGTAAGACTGTATTTCCTCGTTGGGAGACACTGGTAAAACAAGTAAGCCTGTTATACTTTCGAATGTTCAGACGGCAAACAGTTGACTACTTTAACATGGGCATCGATGCGTTTTGGAACAGTCCCGTCACTGCTCCTGCGCTGTTCTTCTTTTGCAAGAACGATCCGCTGAGCGACCCACAAGCTTTGGAGGAATTGATTGATTTCTGGCAGAAACGCGGGATCAACATAACAGCAAAGAAATGGGAGGATTCAACACATGCAGGTCACATAAAGAGGCACCCACAAGAGTATGTGACCACCCTAGACATGTTCCTCCATTCACTCCACATCGCCCCTCTGAAGGCCAAGATGTAA
- the si:dkey-5i3.5 gene encoding uncharacterized protein si:dkey-5i3.5 isoform X2: MLGRTALSRGVTTHHLSKNVTLYMNELASPASGCQTKASEDNKPLTLMLPWLGSRPQAVAKYCEIYFRTGFDVLVVESEVKEFLWPRWGLDHGKSLLELLNSERFVSRPLLVHAFSIGGYTFSQLLVHVSKDTQKYQDLTNRIKGQVYDSLVVGSLETMAVGLGKTVFPRWETLVKQNDPLSDPQALEELIDFWQKRGINITAKKWEDSTHAGHIKRHPQEYVTTLDMFLHSLHIAPLKAKM, encoded by the exons ATGTTGGGCAGGACAGCTTTGAGCAGAGGTGTGACTACTCACCACCTCagtaaaaatgtcactttgtaCATGAATGAACTAGCATCTCCTGCGTCAGGATGTCAGACCAAAGCCTCTGAAGATAATAAACCACTTACGCTAATGCTGCCGTGGTTGGGATCGCGTCCGCAAGCTGTGGCCAAGTATTGTGAAATCTACTTCCGCACCGGTTTTGATGTGCTCGTAGTGGAGAGTGAG GTGAAAGAGTTCCTGTGGCCTCGCTGGGGTCTGGATCATGGAAAGAGTTTGCTGGAGTTGCTCAACAGTGAACGCTTTGTGTCCCGCCCACTGCTTGTCCATGCCTTCTCCATTGGTGGCTACACATTTTCTCAGCTGCTGGTACATGTGTCCAAGGACACACAGAAATATCAAGATCTCACAAACAGGATCAAAGGCCAAGTCTACGACAGCTTGGTGGTTGGCTCCCTGGAGACGATGGCTGTAG GTCTTGGTAAGACTGTATTTCCTCGTTGGGAGACACTGGTAAAACAA AACGATCCGCTGAGCGACCCACAAGCTTTGGAGGAATTGATTGATTTCTGGCAGAAACGCGGGATCAACATAACAGCAAAGAAATGGGAGGATTCAACACATGCAGGTCACATAAAGAGGCACCCACAAGAGTATGTGACCACCCTAGACATGTTCCTCCATTCACTCCACATCGCCCCTCTGAAGGCCAAGATGTAA
- the LOC121897832 gene encoding leptin-like, protein MDYSIVAILFSLLHVLNVGTAAPLPVEVEKAKVERMAKQLIVKLNKDFQGPPGRTLTSPADNLDGLSSIVMVLEGYNNLISENFNGVSQVKSEISSLTGYLDQRVKGSCSKHLTKTSVPGPLQELQSRKAFIHTVSIEALMRVKQVLNQLLKNMDHLKTC, encoded by the exons ATGGACTACAGCATCGTGGCCATCCTATTTTCTCTTTTGCACGTTTTGAATGTGGGCACAGCTGCTCCGCTGCCAGTGGAAGTAGAGAAGGCGAAAGTGGAACGGATGGCTAAACAGCTGATTGTTAAGCTGAACAAAGACTTCCAG GGCCCTCCTGGCCGGACACTTACTTCACCCGCTGATAATTTGGATGGACTTTCCTCCATAGTGATGGTCTTGGAGGGTTATAACAACCTGATCTCAGAAAACTTCAACGGGGTCTCCCAGGTGAAGTCTGAAATCTCTTCGTTGACGGGTTATCTTGATCAGAGGGTGAAGGGGTCCTGCAGCAAGCATCTGACAAAAACCTCAGTGCCTGGACCGCTGCAGGAGCTACAGAGTCGAAAGGCGTTTATTCACACTGTGAGCATTGAGGCTCTAATGAGAGTGAAGCAGGTCCTCAATCAGCTGCTGAAGAACATGGATCACCTGAAAACTTGCTAG